One Streptomyces sp. RPA4-2 genomic window carries:
- the uvrA gene encoding excinuclease ABC subunit UvrA — protein MADRLIVRGAREHNLKNVSLDLPRDSLIVFTGLSGSGKSSLAFDTIFAEGQRRYVESLSSYARQFLGQMDKPDVDFIEGLSPAVSIDQKSTSRNPRSTVGTITEVYDYLRLLFARIGKPHCPECGRPITRQSPQAIVDRVLELPEGSRFQVLSPLVRERKGEFVDLFADLQTKGYSRARVDGETIQLTEPPTLKKQEKHTIEVVIDRLTVKDTAKRRLTDSVETALGLSGGMVVLDFVDLPQDDPERERMYSEHLYCPYDDLSFEELEPRSFSFNSPFGACPECTGIGTRMEVDPELIVPDEDKSLDEGAIHPWSHGHTKDYFGRLVGALADALGFRTDIPFAGLPQRARKALLYGHKTQIEVRYRNRYGRERVYTTPFEGAVPFIKRRHSEAESDASRERFEGYMREVPCPTCEGTRLKPLILAVTVMEKSIAEVSAMSISDCADFLGELKLDARDKKIAERVLKEVNERLRFLVDVGLDYLSLNRAAGTLSGGEAQRIRLATQIGSGLVGVLYVLDEPSIGLHQRDNHRLIETLVRLRDMGNTLIVVEHDEDTIKVADWVVDIGPGAGEHGGKVVHSGPLKELLANTESMTGQYLSGKRQIPLPDIRRPADPGRSLTVHGARENNLQDIDVSFPLGVLTAVTGVSGSGKSTLVNDILYTHLARELNGARNVPGRHTRVEGDDLVDKVVHVDQSPIGRTPRSNPATYTGVFDHVRRLFAETTEAKVRGYLPGRFSFNVKGGRCENCSGDGTIKIEMNFLPDVYVPCEVCHGARYNRETLEVHYKGKSISEVLDMPIEEALDFFEAVPAINRHLRTLNDVGLGYVRLGQSAPTLSGGEAQRVKLASELQKRSTGRTVYVLDEPTTGLHFEDISKLITVLSGLVDKGNTVIVIEHNLDVIKTADWVVDMGPEGGNGGGLVVAEGTPEEVAGVPTSHTGKFLREILGADRISDGAVVKAPRKTAAKKAVAARTAARKTTTTKAVNNTATKKAAAATKDTATKNTAAKKATPAKKTTRARKA, from the coding sequence GTGGCCGACCGTCTCATCGTCCGTGGAGCGCGCGAGCACAATCTCAAGAATGTCTCGCTCGACCTCCCGCGCGACTCGCTCATCGTCTTCACGGGCCTGTCGGGGTCGGGCAAGTCCTCGCTGGCCTTCGACACGATCTTCGCCGAGGGTCAGCGGCGTTACGTGGAGTCGCTCTCGTCGTACGCCCGGCAGTTCCTCGGCCAGATGGACAAGCCGGACGTGGACTTCATCGAGGGCCTCTCCCCGGCGGTCTCCATCGACCAGAAGTCGACCTCACGCAACCCGCGCTCGACGGTCGGCACCATCACCGAGGTCTACGACTACCTGCGCCTGCTCTTCGCGCGCATCGGCAAGCCGCACTGCCCCGAGTGCGGCCGCCCCATCACGCGGCAGTCGCCGCAGGCCATCGTCGACAGGGTCCTGGAGCTGCCCGAGGGGAGCCGCTTCCAGGTGCTCTCGCCGCTGGTGCGCGAGCGCAAGGGGGAGTTCGTCGACCTCTTCGCCGACCTTCAGACCAAGGGGTACAGCAGGGCGAGGGTCGACGGCGAGACGATCCAGCTCACCGAGCCGCCCACGCTGAAGAAGCAGGAGAAGCACACCATCGAGGTGGTCATCGACCGCCTCACGGTCAAGGACACCGCCAAGCGTCGCCTCACCGACTCCGTGGAGACCGCCCTCGGCCTCTCCGGCGGCATGGTCGTGCTCGACTTCGTCGACCTCCCGCAGGACGACCCCGAGCGCGAGCGCATGTACTCGGAGCACCTGTACTGCCCCTACGACGACCTCTCCTTCGAGGAGCTGGAGCCCCGCTCCTTCTCCTTCAACTCGCCCTTCGGCGCCTGCCCCGAGTGCACCGGCATCGGCACGCGCATGGAGGTCGACCCCGAGCTGATCGTCCCCGACGAGGACAAGTCGCTCGACGAGGGAGCCATCCACCCCTGGTCGCACGGACACACGAAGGACTACTTCGGGCGGCTCGTCGGAGCCCTCGCCGACGCGTTGGGATTCCGGACCGACATCCCCTTCGCCGGCCTCCCGCAGCGCGCCAGGAAGGCCCTGCTCTACGGCCACAAGACGCAGATCGAAGTGCGGTACCGCAACCGGTACGGGCGCGAGCGCGTCTACACCACGCCCTTCGAAGGAGCCGTCCCCTTCATCAAGCGGCGGCACAGCGAGGCCGAGAGCGACGCCAGCCGTGAGCGCTTCGAGGGCTACATGCGCGAGGTGCCCTGTCCCACCTGTGAGGGCACGCGCCTCAAGCCCCTCATCCTCGCGGTCACCGTCATGGAGAAGTCGATCGCCGAGGTCTCCGCGATGTCGATCAGCGACTGCGCGGACTTCCTGGGCGAGCTGAAGCTCGACGCCCGCGACAAGAAGATCGCCGAACGGGTCCTGAAGGAGGTCAACGAACGGCTGCGCTTCCTGGTCGACGTGGGCCTCGACTACCTCTCGCTCAACCGCGCGGCCGGCACCCTCTCCGGCGGTGAGGCCCAGCGCATCCGCCTGGCCACCCAGATCGGCTCCGGGCTCGTCGGCGTCCTGTACGTCCTCGACGAGCCCTCCATCGGTCTGCACCAGCGCGACAACCACCGCCTGATCGAGACCCTCGTCCGGCTGCGCGACATGGGCAACACGCTCATCGTCGTCGAGCACGACGAGGACACCATCAAGGTCGCCGACTGGGTCGTCGACATCGGCCCCGGCGCGGGCGAACACGGCGGCAAGGTCGTGCACAGCGGCCCCTTGAAGGAGCTGCTCGCCAACACCGAGTCGATGACCGGCCAGTACCTGTCGGGCAAGAGGCAGATCCCGCTCCCCGACATCCGCCGCCCCGCGGACCCCGGCCGCAGCCTCACGGTGCACGGCGCCCGCGAGAACAACCTGCAGGACATCGACGTGTCCTTCCCCCTGGGCGTGCTCACGGCCGTCACGGGTGTCTCGGGTTCCGGCAAGTCCACGCTGGTGAACGACATCCTGTACACGCACCTGGCGCGCGAGCTCAACGGCGCCCGGAACGTTCCCGGGCGGCACACCCGCGTCGAGGGCGACGACCTCGTCGACAAGGTCGTGCACGTCGACCAGTCGCCGATCGGCCGCACCCCCCGCTCGAACCCGGCGACCTACACCGGAGTCTTCGACCACGTCCGCAGGCTGTTCGCCGAGACGACCGAGGCGAAGGTGCGGGGCTATCTGCCCGGCCGCTTCTCCTTCAACGTCAAGGGCGGCCGCTGCGAGAACTGCTCGGGCGACGGCACGATCAAGATCGAGATGAACTTCCTGCCGGACGTGTACGTCCCCTGCGAGGTCTGTCACGGGGCGCGGTACAACCGGGAGACCCTGGAGGTCCACTACAAGGGCAAGTCCATCTCCGAGGTCCTGGACATGCCGATCGAGGAGGCCCTCGACTTCTTCGAGGCCGTCCCCGCCATCAACCGCCACCTCAGGACGCTCAACGACGTCGGTCTCGGCTACGTCCGGCTCGGCCAGTCCGCGCCGACGCTGTCCGGCGGCGAGGCCCAGCGCGTCAAGCTCGCGAGCGAGCTGCAGAAGCGCTCCACGGGACGCACGGTGTACGTGCTGGACGAGCCGACCACCGGTCTGCACTTCGAGGACATCAGCAAGCTCATCACGGTGCTGTCCGGCCTGGTCGACAAGGGCAACACCGTCATCGTGATCGAGCACAACCTCGATGTCATCAAGACCGCCGACTGGGTCGTCGACATGGGCCCCGAGGGGGGCAACGGCGGCGGTCTCGTCGTCGCCGAGGGCACGCCCGAGGAGGTCGCCGGGGTCCCGACCAGCCACACGGGCAAGTTCCTCCGCGAGATCCTGGGCGCCGACCGGATCAGTGACGGCGCCGTCGTGAAGGCCCCCCGTAAGACGGCGGCCAAGAAGGCCGTGGCGGCCAGGACGGCGGCCCGGAAGACGACGACCACGAAGGCCGTCAACAACACGGCCACGAAGAAGGCGGCCGCGGCCACGAAGGACACGGCCACGAAGAACACGGCGGCCAAGAAGGCGACACCCGCGAAGAAGACCACGCGGGCGCGCAAGGCCTGA
- a CDS encoding maleylpyruvate isomerase family mycothiol-dependent enzyme, whose protein sequence is MMDHVRDLASVRDATERLLSAAAELDNASVTEPSRLPGWNRGHVLAHLARNADALANVLDGRPMYVSGDARDADIERDAPRPLDIQLADVRESAARFQETGAAPADWSRTVELRNGVTDTAARVPFRRWGEVALHHVDLGIGYELEDLPAEFVTREIDFLAERFGGHKDVPSTGLASAEGQVWTTGGGAGGGPVALRGPAADLLGWLCGRRDGSALLVEGGTLPTLPPL, encoded by the coding sequence ATGATGGATCATGTGCGCGACCTGGCATCTGTACGTGACGCGACCGAACGGCTGCTCAGCGCGGCGGCCGAACTGGACAACGCCTCCGTGACCGAGCCGTCACGGCTGCCCGGCTGGAACCGTGGCCATGTGCTCGCCCACCTCGCCCGCAACGCGGACGCACTGGCGAACGTCCTCGACGGGCGCCCCATGTACGTCTCCGGGGACGCCCGGGACGCCGACATCGAGCGGGACGCCCCGCGCCCCCTGGACATACAGCTCGCGGACGTCCGCGAGAGCGCGGCCCGTTTCCAGGAGACCGGGGCCGCACCCGCGGACTGGTCGCGCACGGTGGAGCTGCGCAACGGGGTCACCGACACCGCGGCCCGGGTGCCGTTCCGGCGGTGGGGCGAGGTCGCGCTGCACCATGTCGACCTCGGGATCGGGTACGAGCTGGAGGATCTGCCCGCGGAGTTCGTGACGCGGGAGATCGACTTCCTCGCGGAGCGCTTCGGCGGCCACAAGGACGTGCCGTCGACGGGGCTGGCCTCCGCCGAGGGGCAGGTCTGGACGACCGGCGGCGGCGCCGGGGGCGGCCCGGTCGCCCTGCGCGGTCCGGCCGCCGACCTGCTCGGCTGGCTCTGCGGCCGCCGCGACGGATCCGCGCTGCTGGTCGAGGGCGGAACGCTGCCGACGCTTCCGCCCCTGTAG
- a CDS encoding carbohydrate kinase, translating to MIVVAGEALIDLVPQGAGALVHLRPARGGGPYNTAVALGRLGSPTVFCSRVSNDAFGEALLGGLREAGVDVSSVQRGAEPTTLAVATVDPDGSAAYSFYVEGTADRLFTAPDRLPDAVRAVSFGTVSLVLEPGASAYEELLRTAAARGVFTALDPNVRAGLIADADAYRARFKSWLPSVSLLKLSEEDARWLGGTPREWLASGPAAVVITRGGDGLTVFTQDGAAHSVPGEPVEVVDTIGAGDTVNAALLHGLAARDALSPAALADLDAEDWTALLRFAARAAAITCSRAGAQPPYAAELDAP from the coding sequence GTGATCGTCGTCGCCGGTGAGGCCCTGATCGACCTGGTGCCGCAGGGCGCGGGCGCGCTCGTGCACCTGCGGCCCGCGCGAGGCGGTGGTCCCTACAACACCGCGGTGGCACTGGGCCGCCTCGGCTCCCCCACCGTCTTCTGCTCCCGTGTCTCGAACGACGCCTTCGGCGAGGCACTGCTGGGCGGGCTGCGCGAGGCGGGCGTCGACGTGTCCTCCGTGCAGCGCGGCGCGGAGCCGACGACGCTGGCGGTCGCCACCGTCGACCCGGACGGTTCGGCCGCGTACTCCTTCTACGTGGAGGGCACTGCGGACCGTCTGTTCACCGCACCGGACCGGCTTCCCGACGCGGTGCGGGCGGTGTCCTTCGGCACCGTCTCCCTGGTCCTGGAACCTGGCGCGAGTGCCTACGAGGAGCTGCTGCGGACCGCTGCCGCGCGGGGTGTGTTCACCGCGCTCGACCCGAACGTCCGGGCGGGTCTGATCGCCGACGCGGACGCGTACCGTGCCCGTTTCAAGAGCTGGCTTCCTTCGGTTTCGCTTCTCAAGCTCTCCGAGGAGGACGCGCGGTGGCTGGGCGGCACCCCGCGGGAGTGGCTGGCGTCCGGTCCCGCGGCCGTCGTGATCACCCGGGGCGGCGACGGCCTGACGGTGTTCACCCAGGACGGCGCGGCCCATTCCGTGCCCGGTGAACCGGTCGAGGTGGTGGACACCATCGGCGCCGGTGACACGGTGAACGCGGCCCTGCTGCACGGCCTGGCCGCGCGGGACGCGCTCTCTCCCGCCGCCCTGGCGGACCTGGACGCCGAGGACTGGACCGCGCTGCTGCGGTTCGCGGCCCGCGCGGCGGCGATCACCTGCTCACGCGCGGGCGCGCAACCGCCGTACGCCGCGGAACTCGACGCCCCCTGA
- a CDS encoding amino acid ABC transporter permease, with protein sequence MTVTKEESGEGPAEDPGEGDPSGAYVPSRRRIERERYKRARARRATAIAALSTLVTGAALCLVVVSAPGWQRTKETFFNGRYAREAFPKVLEGLWLNVRLLLVCGVAVLVLGMLIAVARTLRGPVFFPVRALAAAYTDFFRGLPLIINLMIVVLGVPALRLQGVTVDPVLLGGTALTLTYSAYVAEVFRAGIESVHPSQRAAARALGLTNRQALRYVVIPQAVRRQVPPLLNDLVSLQKDTGLVSIGGAVDAVRAADIIVGRSLNYTPYIVAGLVFVALTIPMTRFTDWVTARMDRQRAQGGAI encoded by the coding sequence GTGACCGTCACGAAGGAGGAGTCGGGAGAGGGCCCGGCGGAGGACCCCGGCGAGGGCGATCCGTCCGGGGCGTACGTTCCGTCGCGGCGGCGCATCGAGCGGGAGCGCTACAAGCGGGCCCGTGCCCGTCGTGCGACGGCGATCGCCGCGCTCTCCACCCTGGTGACCGGCGCCGCCCTCTGTCTCGTCGTCGTCAGCGCGCCGGGCTGGCAGCGCACGAAGGAGACGTTCTTCAACGGCCGGTACGCGCGCGAGGCGTTCCCCAAGGTCCTGGAAGGGCTCTGGCTCAACGTCCGGCTGCTCCTGGTCTGCGGGGTCGCCGTCCTCGTGCTGGGCATGCTGATCGCCGTCGCCCGCACCCTGCGCGGCCCGGTGTTCTTCCCGGTGCGCGCGCTCGCAGCCGCGTACACGGACTTCTTCCGCGGACTCCCGCTGATCATCAACCTGATGATCGTGGTCCTGGGCGTCCCCGCGCTGCGGTTGCAGGGCGTCACCGTGGACCCGGTGCTGCTCGGCGGCACGGCGCTCACCCTGACGTACTCGGCCTACGTCGCCGAGGTGTTCCGGGCCGGCATCGAGTCCGTCCATCCCTCGCAGCGCGCGGCGGCCCGCGCGCTCGGTCTCACCAACCGGCAGGCCCTGCGGTACGTCGTCATCCCCCAGGCCGTGCGCCGCCAGGTCCCGCCGCTCCTCAACGACCTGGTGTCCCTCCAGAAGGACACCGGGCTCGTGTCGATCGGGGGCGCGGTCGACGCGGTGCGTGCCGCGGACATCATCGTGGGCCGCAGTCTCAACTACACGCCGTACATCGTCGCGGGACTGGTCTTCGTCGCACTGACCATCCCGATGACCCGCTTCACGGACTGGGTCACGGCCCGGATGGACCGTCAGCGGGCACAGGGAGGGGCCATATGA
- a CDS encoding ABC transporter substrate-binding protein, with translation MPLAQRALRRAASTATVALLAVAVGCAPQPENPASGKASGKTGTSGKTCAKGALGTRTSGELTIATDEPAYEPWFKDGKPANGKGFESAVAYAVAKQLGYDRSEVVWQSVPFNKAFAPGEKTFDFDINQVSISAERKKAVDFSSGYYDVRQAVIALKGSKAAGAKSLADLKHVKLGAQVGTTSLNYIDDVVKPDRQPAAYAKNDQAKSALKNGQVDAIVVDLPTAFYITAAEVTDAKIVGQFENTGGAPEQFGLVLDKGSALTPCVTKAVDALREDGTLASVEKQWLSEAVDAPVLK, from the coding sequence ATGCCTCTCGCCCAACGCGCTCTGCGCCGCGCCGCGTCCACCGCCACCGTTGCCCTGCTCGCCGTCGCCGTGGGCTGTGCCCCGCAGCCGGAGAACCCGGCCTCCGGGAAGGCTTCCGGAAAGACCGGGACATCCGGAAAGACCTGCGCGAAGGGCGCGTTGGGCACCCGGACGTCCGGCGAACTGACGATCGCGACCGACGAACCCGCGTACGAGCCGTGGTTCAAGGACGGCAAGCCCGCCAACGGCAAGGGCTTCGAGTCGGCGGTCGCGTACGCCGTGGCGAAGCAGCTCGGCTACGACAGGTCGGAGGTCGTCTGGCAGAGCGTCCCCTTCAACAAGGCCTTCGCGCCCGGCGAGAAGACCTTCGACTTCGACATCAACCAGGTGTCGATCAGTGCCGAGCGCAAGAAGGCCGTGGACTTCTCGTCCGGCTACTACGACGTCCGCCAGGCCGTCATCGCGCTCAAGGGCTCCAAGGCGGCCGGGGCGAAGAGCCTCGCGGATCTCAAGCACGTGAAACTCGGCGCCCAGGTCGGCACCACCAGCCTGAACTACATTGACGACGTGGTGAAGCCGGACCGGCAGCCCGCCGCGTACGCCAAGAACGACCAGGCCAAGTCCGCGCTGAAGAACGGTCAGGTCGACGCCATCGTGGTCGATCTGCCGACCGCCTTCTACATCACCGCGGCCGAGGTGACGGACGCGAAGATCGTCGGGCAGTTCGAGAACACCGGTGGCGCGCCCGAGCAGTTCGGACTCGTCCTCGACAAGGGCAGCGCGCTCACCCCGTGCGTGACGAAGGCCGTGGACGCCCTGCGCGAGGACGGCACGCTCGCCTCGGTCGAGAAGCAGTGGCTGTCCGAGGCCGTCGACGCTCCGGTGCTCAAGTGA
- a CDS encoding MBL fold metallo-hydrolase — protein MTYSGAVKVGGPAEVHELQNLMISKVAVGPMDNNAYLLRCRATDEQLLIDAANDASTLLTLIGDDGIASVVTTHRHGDHWQALDEVVTATGARTYAGRDDAEGIPVPTDVLVGDGDTIRVGHVELTARHLVGHTPGSIALVYDDPHGHPHVFTGDCLFPGGVGNTRKDPEAFASLIHDVETKIFGPLPDETWVYPGHGNDTTLGAERPHLPEWHARGW, from the coding sequence ATGACGTACAGCGGAGCGGTGAAGGTCGGCGGACCCGCCGAAGTGCACGAGCTGCAGAATTTGATGATCTCCAAGGTCGCGGTCGGACCGATGGACAACAACGCCTATCTGCTGCGCTGCCGGGCCACCGACGAGCAGCTGCTGATCGACGCCGCCAACGACGCCTCGACGCTGCTCACGCTGATCGGTGACGACGGCATCGCGTCCGTCGTCACCACCCACCGGCACGGCGACCACTGGCAGGCGCTCGACGAGGTCGTGACGGCCACCGGCGCCCGCACCTACGCGGGCCGGGACGACGCGGAGGGCATCCCGGTGCCCACCGACGTCCTCGTCGGTGACGGCGACACGATCCGGGTGGGGCATGTGGAGCTCACCGCGCGCCACCTGGTGGGACACACGCCGGGCTCGATCGCCCTCGTCTACGACGACCCGCACGGGCACCCTCATGTGTTCACGGGGGACTGCCTGTTCCCGGGTGGTGTGGGCAACACCCGCAAGGACCCGGAGGCGTTCGCCAGCCTCATCCACGACGTGGAGACGAAGATCTTCGGCCCGCTGCCGGACGAGACCTGGGTCTACCCGGGGCACGGCAACGACACGACCCTGGGCGCCGAGCGGCCGCACCTGCCGGAGTGGCACGCGCGCGGCTGGTGA
- a CDS encoding amino acid ABC transporter ATP-binding protein, with product MTDTPVLRMESVRKTFGETVVLRDVDLDVAPHTVTALIGTSGSGKSTLLRCANLLEEIDDGAIWLDEEEITHPRADQDAVRRRIGVVFQAYNLFPHMTVLENITLAPRRVHGASRAEAEAHARELLDRLGLGAKAGEYPDRLSGGQQQRAAIVRALAVRPRLLLLDEITAALDPELVGEVLAVVRDLKDEGMTMVLATHEMGFAREVADQVCFLDGGVVLERGTAEEVFGNPREERTRRFLRRIVAAGRL from the coding sequence ATGACCGACACTCCGGTGCTGCGGATGGAGTCCGTCCGCAAGACCTTCGGCGAGACGGTGGTGCTGCGGGACGTCGACCTGGACGTCGCCCCGCACACGGTGACCGCGCTGATCGGCACCTCCGGCTCGGGCAAGTCGACCCTGCTGCGCTGTGCGAACCTCCTGGAGGAGATCGACGACGGCGCGATCTGGCTCGACGAGGAGGAGATCACCCACCCGCGGGCCGACCAGGACGCCGTCCGCCGTCGCATCGGTGTGGTCTTCCAGGCGTACAACCTCTTTCCGCACATGACGGTCCTGGAGAACATCACGCTGGCACCGCGCCGTGTGCACGGTGCGAGCCGCGCCGAGGCGGAGGCGCACGCCCGGGAACTGCTCGACCGGCTCGGCCTCGGGGCCAAGGCCGGCGAGTATCCCGACCGGCTCAGCGGCGGCCAGCAGCAACGGGCCGCGATCGTCCGCGCGTTGGCCGTACGTCCCCGGCTGCTGCTGCTCGACGAGATCACCGCCGCCCTCGACCCGGAGCTCGTGGGCGAGGTCCTGGCCGTCGTCCGGGACCTGAAGGACGAGGGCATGACCATGGTGCTGGCCACCCATGAGATGGGCTTCGCCCGCGAGGTGGCCGACCAGGTGTGCTTCCTGGACGGCGGTGTGGTCCTCGAACGCGGCACGGCCGAGGAGGTCTTCGGGAACCCGCGTGAGGAGCGCACCCGGCGGTTCCTGCGCCGGATCGTGGCGGCGGGACGGCTCTGA
- the aroQ gene encoding type II 3-dehydroquinate dehydratase encodes MPRTLATAPIMILNGPNLNLLGQRQPEIYGSDTLADVEALCAKAAAAHGGTVDFRQSNHEGELVDWIHEARQNHAGIVINPAAYSHTSVAILDALNTCDGLPVVEVHISNIHQREEFRHHSYVSLRADGVIAGCGVQGYAFAVERVAALAGTGRTEA; translated from the coding sequence GTGCCCCGCACTCTCGCCACCGCCCCGATCATGATTCTCAACGGGCCCAATCTGAACCTCCTCGGGCAGCGGCAGCCGGAGATCTACGGTTCCGACACGCTCGCCGACGTCGAGGCCCTGTGCGCCAAGGCGGCGGCCGCGCACGGCGGCACGGTGGACTTCCGCCAGTCCAACCACGAGGGCGAACTGGTCGACTGGATCCACGAGGCGCGGCAGAACCACGCCGGGATCGTGATCAACCCGGCCGCCTACTCGCACACCTCCGTCGCGATCCTGGACGCGCTCAACACCTGTGACGGACTGCCGGTGGTGGAGGTCCACATCTCCAACATCCACCAGCGCGAGGAGTTCCGGCACCACTCGTACGTCTCGCTGCGGGCCGACGGGGTCATCGCCGGATGCGGTGTGCAGGGGTACGCGTTCGCGGTGGAGCGGGTCGCGGCGCTGGCGGGAACGGGGAGGACGGAGGCCTGA